One stretch of Anaerolineae bacterium DNA includes these proteins:
- a CDS encoding lysophospholipid acyltransferase family protein: MDLQAFTNSRYGVALALFLARSLPPWAGYWVGRRLANLIYRFRHSTIVQAVRVNQYVVSRGKLRGAALEARVRQVLHHGARCQYDFYHYLADPQAIRAKVHLDEKALDLIQRSQKAQRGVVVVAPHLSNFDLGMLAMGYSGLQALVLAIASPTSGYQWQNEIRQRSGLEVTPIGPDTLRDALRRLRQGGVVATGVDRPVPGKKETLTFFGRPAALPVGHVRMAMDAQVPIQVISISMTPDGQYHLRLSEPIEMEQTGDRKRDIRANAQQVLAEVEAHICQHPEQWLMYYPVWPDALQELT, translated from the coding sequence ATGGATCTGCAAGCCTTCACCAACAGCCGCTACGGTGTTGCTTTGGCACTCTTTCTGGCGCGCAGTTTGCCGCCCTGGGCGGGCTATTGGGTAGGCCGCCGACTGGCCAATTTGATCTATCGGTTCCGCCACTCGACCATCGTGCAGGCGGTACGGGTGAACCAGTATGTGGTTTCCAGGGGCAAACTACGCGGTGCCGCCCTGGAAGCGCGCGTGCGCCAAGTGCTCCACCACGGGGCTCGTTGCCAGTACGACTTCTACCATTACCTGGCCGACCCCCAGGCCATTCGGGCCAAAGTGCACCTCGACGAAAAGGCTCTCGACCTGATCCAACGCTCCCAAAAGGCCCAACGAGGCGTGGTCGTGGTGGCGCCCCATTTGAGCAACTTCGACCTGGGCATGCTGGCCATGGGCTACAGCGGCTTGCAGGCGCTGGTCCTGGCCATTGCCTCCCCCACCAGCGGCTACCAATGGCAAAACGAAATTCGCCAACGCAGCGGCCTGGAGGTGACCCCCATTGGCCCAGACACGTTGCGGGACGCCCTGCGTCGGCTACGCCAGGGGGGCGTGGTCGCCACCGGGGTGGACCGTCCGGTACCGGGCAAAAAAGAGACGCTCACTTTCTTCGGACGGCCGGCGGCCCTCCCTGTGGGCCACGTGCGCATGGCCATGGACGCCCAGGTACCCATTCAGGTGATCAGCATCTCGATGACGCCTGACGGGCAATACCACCTCCGCCTCTCCGAGCCCATCGAAATGGAACAAACAGGCGATCGCAAACGCGATATCCGGGCCAACGCCCAGCAGGTGCTGGCCGAGGTCGAAGCACACATCTGCCAACACCCGGAGCAATGGCTGATGTACTACCCAGTTTGGCCCGATGCTCTGCAGGAGCTGACATGA
- a CDS encoding phosphatase PAP2 family protein: MNGTGWMLLGGTLFVLGLAHRLPVAAQADTRLFVLLHRPLSRGRWPRFFRVLWLWGTSPPTLAFLLVLAWRLRPWWAAPAIYLLAAAGERAVKLTLRRPRPFRALPEAHLQQPRVPHDPSFPSGDALRVWFLTLTLSATFPGQTWLPPLLALLALLVSLGRIALGAHYPLDVLAGSGLGLLSGGAVLWLLGMG, encoded by the coding sequence ATGAACGGAACAGGCTGGATGCTCCTCGGCGGGACGCTGTTCGTGCTGGGTCTGGCCCATCGTCTGCCGGTGGCGGCGCAGGCCGACACCCGCCTCTTCGTTCTCCTCCATCGCCCCCTGAGCCGAGGGCGCTGGCCTCGCTTTTTCCGTGTGCTCTGGCTGTGGGGCACCTCCCCACCCACCCTGGCCTTTCTCCTGGTGCTGGCGTGGCGGTTGAGGCCCTGGTGGGCCGCGCCGGCGATCTACCTGCTGGCCGCCGCCGGAGAGCGGGCCGTCAAGTTGACTTTGCGCCGACCACGCCCCTTCCGCGCTTTGCCCGAGGCCCACCTGCAGCAGCCGCGCGTGCCCCACGACCCATCCTTCCCCAGTGGCGATGCATTGCGGGTGTGGTTCCTGACGCTGACCCTCAGCGCAACGTTTCCCGGCCAAACCTGGTTGCCCCCGCTGCTCGCTCTCCTGGCCTTACTGGTCTCGCTGGGACGCATCGCCTTGGGAGCGCACTACCCCCTGGATGTGCTGGCCGGGAGCGGGTTGGGGCTTTTGTCCGGGGGCGCTGTGTTGTGGCTCCTGGGGATGGGATGA
- a CDS encoding non-heme iron oxygenase ferredoxin subunit, producing the protein MAETRYTFYEVASLDEIPPGERLLLEIEGFLITLFNVSGELFAVDDTCSHEDCSLGEGDLEGYEIICPCHFARFDIRTGKVLAPPAVVDIATYPVRVENGKVFVGVPEEAT; encoded by the coding sequence ATGGCTGAGACACGGTATACTTTTTATGAGGTAGCTTCTCTGGATGAGATCCCCCCGGGAGAGCGGTTGCTGCTCGAAATCGAGGGGTTTCTCATCACGCTTTTCAATGTGAGCGGTGAATTGTTCGCCGTGGACGACACCTGCTCCCACGAGGATTGTTCCCTGGGCGAAGGGGATCTGGAGGGGTACGAGATCATCTGCCCCTGCCACTTTGCCCGTTTTGACATTCGCACGGGCAAGGTGCTCGCGCCGCCGGCCGTGGTGGACATTGCCACCTACCCGGTGCGCGTCGAGAACGGTAAAGTGTTCGTCGGCGTTCCTGAAGAGGCAACCTGA
- a CDS encoding SUF system NifU family Fe-S cluster assembly protein yields MEDLYREVIIDRYKNPRFRGRLDPHDIVFEDDNPTCGDHIHIELQVDEQGRVRAARFDGHGCTISQASADLLMEHIQGKTLDELKALTKEDILALLGIQLGPVRLKCALLPLKVLKAGVYGLSKEQVSDDLVE; encoded by the coding sequence ATGGAAGACTTGTACCGCGAAGTGATCATCGACCGCTACAAAAATCCCCGGTTTCGTGGGCGCCTCGATCCCCATGACATTGTGTTTGAAGACGACAACCCCACCTGTGGGGATCATATCCATATCGAACTGCAGGTAGATGAACAGGGGCGGGTCCGGGCTGCCCGCTTCGATGGTCACGGTTGCACTATCTCCCAGGCCTCGGCCGATTTGCTCATGGAGCACATTCAAGGTAAAACCCTGGATGAGCTCAAAGCCCTGACCAAAGAGGACATCCTCGCTTTGCTGGGCATTCAGTTGGGCCCGGTGCGCTTAAAGTGTGCTTTGCTGCCCCTGAAAGTGCTCAAGGCTGGGGTGTATGGGTTGAGCAAGGAGCAAGTCAGCGACGATTTGGTGGAGTGA
- a CDS encoding cysteine desulfurase produces the protein MPKPDFSAILDVPRIRQDFPVLQREVRPGVPLVYLDSTATSQKPRQVVEAVADFYLHHNANIHRGIHTLAEEATAAYEEARAKVARFINAASPREIVFVRNATEAINLVAYAWGRANLQPGDVVLLTEMEHHANLVPWQILAAERDIRLEFMPVTPEGLLDLDALPRLLAMEPKMVAFSGMSNVTGVITPAAEITRQAHEAGAVVLLDGAQLVPHVPVDVQALGVDFMAFSGHKMLGPTGVGVLYGRRDLLETMPPFLGGGDMIRRVELRSFVANEVPHKFEAGTPPIAEAVGLGAAIDYLNAIGMDKIAAYEHAIGAYALERLREVPGLRIFGPDIEHKGAVFAFWLEEAHPHDVAQVLDYYGIAVRAGHHCAQPLHAQFRVLATARASFYLYNTPEEVDKLMDALYKVKEMFG, from the coding sequence ATGCCCAAACCTGATTTCTCCGCTATCCTTGATGTGCCCCGCATTCGGCAGGATTTCCCGGTGTTGCAGCGTGAGGTGCGCCCTGGGGTGCCCTTGGTTTACCTGGATTCCACGGCCACCAGCCAGAAGCCGCGCCAGGTGGTCGAGGCCGTCGCGGATTTCTACCTTCATCACAACGCCAATATCCATCGCGGCATCCATACGCTGGCCGAAGAGGCTACCGCGGCGTATGAAGAAGCCCGGGCGAAGGTGGCGCGCTTCATCAACGCGGCTTCTCCCCGCGAGATCGTCTTTGTGCGCAACGCCACCGAGGCCATCAACCTGGTGGCCTATGCCTGGGGCCGCGCCAACCTCCAACCGGGCGATGTGGTGCTGCTCACCGAAATGGAGCATCACGCCAACCTGGTGCCTTGGCAGATCCTCGCTGCCGAGCGCGACATTCGCCTGGAGTTTATGCCCGTCACCCCGGAAGGGCTGCTCGATCTGGACGCCTTGCCCCGCCTGTTGGCCATGGAGCCCAAGATGGTGGCTTTTTCCGGCATGTCCAATGTCACGGGAGTCATCACCCCAGCGGCGGAGATCACCCGTCAGGCCCATGAGGCTGGGGCGGTGGTGTTGCTGGATGGCGCCCAGTTGGTCCCCCATGTGCCGGTGGATGTGCAGGCCTTGGGTGTAGATTTTATGGCCTTTTCGGGGCACAAGATGCTGGGGCCTACGGGCGTGGGTGTGCTCTATGGCCGTCGCGATTTGCTCGAAACCATGCCGCCTTTCCTGGGGGGCGGCGACATGATCCGGCGGGTGGAACTGCGCTCCTTCGTGGCCAATGAAGTGCCGCATAAGTTTGAGGCGGGCACGCCTCCCATCGCTGAGGCGGTGGGTCTGGGCGCGGCCATCGACTACCTGAATGCGATTGGCATGGACAAAATCGCCGCCTATGAGCACGCCATTGGCGCTTATGCTCTGGAGCGACTGCGCGAGGTGCCCGGCCTGCGCATCTTTGGTCCGGATATCGAGCACAAAGGCGCCGTGTTCGCCTTTTGGCTTGAGGAGGCCCATCCTCATGATGTGGCCCAGGTGCTGGATTACTACGGTATTGCTGTGCGGGCCGGTCATCACTGTGCCCAGCCCTTGCACGCGCAGTTCCGTGTTCTGGCCACCGCGCGCGCCAGTTTCTATCTGTACAACACGCCGGAGGAAGTAGATAAACTGATGGATGCCCTTTACAAGGTCAAAGAGATGTTTGGCTAA
- a CDS encoding MjaI family restriction endonuclease, protein MAKEWILNMATNRWGLNKKRSVGPVSEWIREAAPRTEEEWEQAYYQRLAEMLQHRGVPLSPQAYLHSLGERLFVKVTEVVRAEIEEVTLEDCIAYIHNLALCDAFYGF, encoded by the coding sequence ATGGCTAAAGAGTGGATTCTCAACATGGCTACCAACCGTTGGGGGTTGAACAAAAAGCGCAGTGTGGGCCCGGTTTCCGAGTGGATTCGTGAGGCGGCCCCACGCACCGAAGAAGAGTGGGAACAAGCCTATTACCAGCGGCTGGCTGAAATGCTTCAACACCGAGGTGTTCCGCTTTCGCCGCAGGCCTATTTGCACTCTCTGGGTGAGCGTTTGTTCGTCAAAGTAACCGAGGTGGTTCGAGCAGAAATCGAAGAGGTGACTTTGGAGGACTGTATTGCCTACATCCACAACCTGGCACTGTGTGATGCATTCTACGGTTTCTAA
- a CDS encoding site-specific DNA-methyltransferase: MSSLEIRIVQADSRVMPELADSSIDLVVTSPPYWHLKDYGVPGQLGYGQSLHEYLRDLYRVWAETFRVLRPGRRLCINIGDQFARSVVYGRYKVIPLHAEVIAQCEQIGFDYLGAIIWQKRTTMNTTGGATVMGSYPFPPNGIVEIDYEYILLFKKPGRSLRVPAEVKEASQLSKEEWKTYFSAHWAFGGARQVEHEAVFPPELPRRLIRMFSFVGETVLDPFAGSGTTLEQAVRLGRNTVGYEINPRFVEVIRQRLAAVVSPMFGPHMRFEVRHENPPLPPVDYTPRIQDARPKVSPDKLRFGPKALYRVRRAEADGTLVLDTDLRVRLLGVEVTDSEGFAAYAQRYLYGKQVFLKFDAPEHAVEKSEQVRAYVYLKNRIFVNAYLLKAGLARPSGEAHRLSRRFATLWQERQQRGNGRHG, from the coding sequence TTGAGCAGCCTCGAAATTCGGATTGTGCAGGCGGATAGCCGCGTGATGCCCGAACTGGCCGATAGCAGCATTGATCTGGTGGTCACTTCGCCGCCCTATTGGCATCTCAAGGATTATGGTGTACCGGGCCAGTTGGGCTATGGGCAAAGCCTGCATGAGTATTTGCGGGACCTTTATCGTGTGTGGGCCGAGACTTTCCGTGTGTTGCGTCCAGGTCGCCGGTTATGCATCAACATCGGCGATCAATTTGCTCGTTCCGTTGTTTATGGGCGTTACAAGGTCATCCCGTTGCATGCCGAGGTGATTGCTCAATGCGAGCAAATCGGTTTCGATTACCTGGGCGCTATTATCTGGCAAAAGCGCACCACCATGAACACTACGGGTGGGGCTACGGTCATGGGGTCGTATCCCTTCCCACCGAATGGCATTGTGGAAATTGACTACGAGTACATTCTCCTTTTCAAAAAGCCTGGGCGAAGCCTGCGTGTACCTGCAGAGGTCAAGGAGGCCTCCCAATTGAGCAAAGAGGAGTGGAAAACTTACTTTAGTGCTCATTGGGCCTTTGGTGGGGCCCGCCAGGTGGAGCACGAAGCCGTGTTCCCGCCTGAATTGCCCCGGCGGTTGATTCGCATGTTCTCGTTTGTGGGCGAAACGGTGTTGGATCCCTTCGCGGGTAGTGGCACTACTTTAGAGCAGGCGGTACGCTTGGGACGAAATACTGTGGGGTATGAAATCAATCCTCGTTTTGTGGAGGTCATTCGGCAGCGTCTGGCTGCCGTGGTTTCGCCCATGTTTGGGCCGCATATGCGTTTCGAAGTCCGTCACGAAAACCCCCCTTTGCCACCGGTGGATTATACGCCTCGCATCCAGGATGCCAGACCAAAGGTCTCGCCAGATAAATTACGCTTTGGCCCCAAGGCGCTTTATCGGGTGCGCCGTGCTGAGGCGGATGGGACCCTGGTCCTCGACACGGACCTGCGGGTAAGGCTGTTGGGAGTTGAGGTCACGGATAGCGAGGGGTTTGCGGCTTATGCGCAGCGTTATTTGTATGGCAAACAGGTGTTCCTCAAGTTCGACGCCCCCGAGCACGCTGTTGAGAAATCCGAACAGGTACGAGCCTATGTGTATTTGAAGAATCGGATTTTCGTCAATGCCTATTTGTTGAAAGCGGGGCTGGCCCGACCCAGCGGCGAAGCCCACCGGTTGTCTCGTCGTTTTGCCACGCTATGGCAGGAGCGGCAACAACGAGGGAATGGAAGACATGGCTAA
- a CDS encoding aminotransferase class I/II-fold pyridoxal phosphate-dependent enzyme has translation MDLFAKVAEFTEAKEAMAAGYYPYFIPLDENEGTEVTYKGHRLIMCGSNNYLGLTTHPKVREAAIEAIRKYGTSNTGSRFLNGTLRLHKELEEELADFVGKEAALVFSTGYQTNLGTIQGLVGRHDTVILDRDDHASIVDGSVLSQGRILRFRHNDMADLERVLQKANPEHGRLVVVDGVYSMGGDIAPLPELVRLCRKYGARLMVDDAHSMGVLGPQGNGTAAHFGLTDEMDLIMSTFSKSFASLGGFIAGDADVVHYIQHFGRSMIFSASIPPANVAAARAALQIMKEEPERRERLWQIARRMKRELSAMGWDTGNSETPIVPIIVGDDMKTIFLWKRLFEEGVFVNPVLPPAVPPNRSLLRTSYMATHTDAQLDRVLEVFHKVGWELGLIG, from the coding sequence GTGGATTTGTTCGCCAAAGTGGCCGAGTTTACCGAGGCCAAGGAGGCCATGGCCGCCGGGTATTATCCCTACTTCATCCCCCTGGACGAAAACGAAGGCACCGAAGTGACCTACAAAGGTCATCGGCTGATCATGTGTGGCTCCAACAATTACCTGGGGTTGACCACGCACCCCAAGGTGCGCGAAGCGGCCATCGAAGCCATCCGCAAGTACGGCACCTCGAACACCGGTTCCCGCTTCCTCAACGGCACGCTGCGGTTGCATAAGGAACTGGAAGAGGAATTGGCCGATTTCGTGGGCAAAGAGGCGGCTTTGGTGTTCAGCACAGGCTACCAGACGAATTTGGGCACCATTCAGGGGCTGGTCGGACGGCACGATACCGTGATCCTGGACCGGGACGACCACGCCAGCATCGTGGATGGCTCGGTGCTCTCTCAAGGGCGGATTCTGCGCTTCAGGCACAACGACATGGCCGATCTGGAGCGGGTGCTCCAGAAAGCTAATCCAGAGCATGGGCGTCTGGTGGTGGTGGATGGCGTGTACAGCATGGGCGGCGATATTGCCCCGCTACCGGAGTTGGTGCGTCTTTGCCGCAAGTACGGCGCCCGCCTGATGGTGGACGACGCGCACAGCATGGGCGTCCTGGGCCCTCAAGGGAACGGCACCGCGGCCCATTTTGGCCTGACCGATGAGATGGACCTTATCATGAGCACCTTCAGCAAGTCCTTCGCCTCGTTGGGCGGCTTCATCGCGGGGGATGCGGATGTGGTGCATTACATCCAGCATTTTGGTCGCTCGATGATTTTCAGTGCCAGCATCCCTCCGGCCAATGTGGCGGCAGCGCGGGCGGCGTTACAGATCATGAAAGAGGAGCCGGAGCGCCGGGAGCGCTTGTGGCAGATCGCCCGCCGGATGAAGCGCGAACTTTCCGCCATGGGGTGGGATACGGGCAACAGCGAAACGCCCATCGTCCCCATCATCGTGGGCGATGACATGAAAACCATCTTCCTCTGGAAACGGCTTTTCGAGGAAGGGGTGTTCGTCAATCCGGTGCTGCCCCCGGCCGTACCGCCCAACAGGAGCCTGTTGCGCACCTCATACATGGCTACCCACACCGACGCCCAGTTGGACCGGGTGCTGGAGGTTTTCCACAAGGTGGGCTGGGAGTTGGGCCTGATTGGCTGA